From one Lycium barbarum isolate Lr01 chromosome 6, ASM1917538v2, whole genome shotgun sequence genomic stretch:
- the LOC132600486 gene encoding STOREKEEPER protein-like isoform X1 yields the protein MTKTISKSPETTHSRVFTENDEIQLLKTLLKSPNNSSGLPDSNLTKTQIAKKVKRLKEKYHKFARSKSLIKTPHDGKIYEIGRKIWGRNAAKEKELHEKLSNMVFLMQELHENHEVSEEERAIEIENVNLDDFPFLVNEMTTNFQRNDYFKEGLRRLGKEKLKGMNEKWMELKLEESELMVNKVQLYHEHLKLVVEGSKGSSSNE from the exons CGAAATCCAACTCCTAAAAACCCTTTTAAAATCCCCAAACAACTCATCTGGTCTCCCTGACAGCAATTTAACAAAGACCCAAATTGCAAAAaaggttaaaagacttaaagaaaAGTACCACAAGTTTGCTAGAAGCAAATCCCTAATTAAAACCCCACATGATGGTAAGATTTACGAAATTGGACGAAAAATTTGGGGTCGAAATGCTGCTAAGGAAAAAGAATTGCATGAAAAG TTATCAAACATGGTATTTCTTATGCAGGAATTGCATGAAAACCATGAAGTTTCTGAAGAAGAGAGGGCAATTGAAATTGAAAATGTGAATTTGGATGATTTTCCGTTTTTGGTGAATGAAATGACGACGAATTTTCAGAGAAATGACTATTTTAAAGAAGGGTTAAGAAGATTGgggaaggagaaattgaaggggaTGAATGAGAAGTGGATGGAGTTGAAATTGGAAGAATCTGAGCTTATGGTGAACAAGGTTCAGTTGTATCATGAACATTTGAAATTAGTTGTTGAAGGTTCAAAGGGTTCTAGTAGCAATGAGTAG
- the LOC132600486 gene encoding STOREKEEPER protein-like isoform X2 — protein sequence MTKTISKSPETTHSRVFTENDEIQLLKTLLKSPNNSSGLPDSNLTKTQIAKKVKRLKEKYHKFARSKSLIKTPHDGKIYEIGRKIWGRNAAKEKELHEKELHEKELHENHEVSEEERAIEIENVNLDDFPFLVNEMTTNFQRNDYFKEGLRRLGKEKLKGMNEKWMELKLEESELMVNKVQLYHEHLKLVVEGSKGSSSNE from the exons CGAAATCCAACTCCTAAAAACCCTTTTAAAATCCCCAAACAACTCATCTGGTCTCCCTGACAGCAATTTAACAAAGACCCAAATTGCAAAAaaggttaaaagacttaaagaaaAGTACCACAAGTTTGCTAGAAGCAAATCCCTAATTAAAACCCCACATGATGGTAAGATTTACGAAATTGGACGAAAAATTTGGGGTCGAAATGCTGCTAAGGAAAAAGAATTGCATGAAAAG GAATTGCATGAAAAG GAATTGCATGAAAACCATGAAGTTTCTGAAGAAGAGAGGGCAATTGAAATTGAAAATGTGAATTTGGATGATTTTCCGTTTTTGGTGAATGAAATGACGACGAATTTTCAGAGAAATGACTATTTTAAAGAAGGGTTAAGAAGATTGgggaaggagaaattgaaggggaTGAATGAGAAGTGGATGGAGTTGAAATTGGAAGAATCTGAGCTTATGGTGAACAAGGTTCAGTTGTATCATGAACATTTGAAATTAGTTGTTGAAGGTTCAAAGGGTTCTAGTAGCAATGAGTAG
- the LOC132600486 gene encoding uncharacterized protein LOC132600486 isoform X4, which translates to MMVRFMKFGRKNWGRNAAKGKEQVVELHENQEKELHENHEVSEEERAIEIENVNLDDFPFLVNEMTTNFQRNDYFKEGLRRLGKEKLKGMNEKWMELKLEESELMVNKVQLYHEHLKLVVEGSKGSSSNE; encoded by the exons ATGATGGTAAGATTTATGAAATTTGGGAGAAAAAATTGGGGTCGAAATGCTGCTAAGGGAAAGGAACAAGTTGTAGAAttgcatgaaaatcaagaaaag GAATTGCATGAAAACCATGAAGTTTCTGAAGAAGAGAGGGCAATTGAAATTGAAAATGTGAATTTGGATGATTTTCCGTTTTTGGTGAATGAAATGACGACGAATTTTCAGAGAAATGACTATTTTAAAGAAGGGTTAAGAAGATTGgggaaggagaaattgaaggggaTGAATGAGAAGTGGATGGAGTTGAAATTGGAAGAATCTGAGCTTATGGTGAACAAGGTTCAGTTGTATCATGAACATTTGAAATTAGTTGTTGAAGGTTCAAAGGGTTCTAGTAGCAATGAGTAG
- the LOC132600487 gene encoding cyclin-dependent kinases regulatory subunit 1-like yields MGQIQYSEKYFDDTYEYRHVVLPPDVAKLLPKNRLLSENEWRAIGVQQSRGWVHYAIHRPEPHIMLFRRPLNYQQQQENQAQQAMLAK; encoded by the exons ATGGGACAGATCCAGTATTCTGAGAAGTACTTTGATGATACTTACGAGTACAG GCATGTTGTTCTACCTCCAGATGTAGCGAAATTGCTTCCTAAGAATCGTCTTCTCTCTGAA AACGAGTGGCGGGCAATTGGAGTTCAGCAGAGCAGAGGATGGGTGCATTATGCTATTCATCGACCAGAGCCACATATCATGCTCTTCAGGAGGCCTTTGAACTATCAGCAACAACAAGAGAACCAGGCTCAGCAAGCTATGCTTGCCAAGTGA
- the LOC132600489 gene encoding uncharacterized protein LOC132600489 isoform X1, translating to MVNGSEQGEIVDLSIRTRMKREFAMLMKSQAGWGIGSGEKRGTRLGSQNSPSNGGSGCNVKGLLKKRKKEAKNGVFSEGLGDSKVVVVSEELESNGVVKREENAVLLSEEEEPKSDVEVSAKKRKTEVKNGAFSEDLGDSKVVDGEMEGNGVVKREENLVLLSEEEEPKSDVVDCNSDDEKKGKLDEEVVGSDEKNETGEEGNADMQNCGDDTEIEMGKRAKVNDGFIEPMPEIVPELVVDGKDDQNRGDDMETEMPNTVKGSDCIVEAMPDIVPELAVTAEGDENDVQNRRDDSKTELPKTGNASDCIVEAMSGIVPELAVTAQVDGKNEQNCGDDSKTEMLKSGKASDCIVPEIVPELAVTAQVDGKNEQNCGDDMKTEMAKTEKASDGIVEAMPEIVPELAVNAQGDGKDEQKVLLQTPIRRFTRSALKPKEDVKVSQCDSIKIEEVRETDSAGTMSAPAKLELKMSKKVALTKIPTKLKDLLDTGLLEGLPVRYIRGNTKGRGRPAKGLRGEIRGSGILCFCDNCHGTSVVTPNQFELHANSANKRPPEYIYLENGKTLRDVLNMCKDASDDEVELVIKNAIGSADAKLFASVCMTPKEFKSTPAQISEASSRSTSSMPATKLTDRMPSGGGTQSKAHGKLTRKDLRMHKLVFEEGALPDGTELSYFVRGEKLLEGYKKGHGIYCYCCNTEVSPSQFEAHAGCASRRKPYLYIYTSNGVSLHELSIKLSKERRSSAEENDDLCSICADGGDLLCCDNCPRAFHSECVSLPSIPTGTWYCKYCENMFAKERFVENNANAIAAGRVAGVDAIEQITKRCIRMVEALDTEVSVCVLCRNQDFSKSGFGPRTVIICDQCEKEYHVGCLKEHNIDDLQELPKDKWFCCTDCSRIHFALGKLVSEGEQNIPESLLKLLKEKNEGKDSENNENNSSLDIKWRLLSGKMSSEETRVWLSGAVSIFHERFDPIADASTSRLDLIPHMVYGRNFKDQDYGGMFCAILLVNSLVVSAGIIRIFGKEVAELPLVATSTKCQGQGYFQSLFSCIENLLQSLNVENLVLPSAEEAESIWTNRFSFKKIDQEQLKNYRKNYQMMVFSGTSMLQKQVGSAKSDD from the exons atggtGAATGGTTCAGAGCAAGGGGAAATTGTTGATTTGTCGATTAGGACAAGAATGAAGCGTGAGTTTGCGATGTTGATGAAGTCACAAGCTGGATGGGGGATTGGGAGTGGTGAAAAGAGGGGTACAAGGTTGGGTAGTCAGAATAGTCCTAGTAATGGGGGGAGTGGTTGTAATGTTAAGGGTTTGTTGAAAAAACGGAAAAAAGAGGCGAAAAACGGAGTTTTTAGTGAAGGTTTGGGGGATTCgaaggttgttgttgttagtgaggAATTGGAGAGTAATGGGGTTGTGAAAAGGGAAGAAAATGCGGTTCTTTTGAGTGAAGAGGAGGAGCCGAAGAGCGATGTTGAGGTGTCTGCGAAAAAGCGGAAAACGGAGGTGAAAAATGGAGCTTTTAGTGAGGATTTGGGGGATTCTAAGGTTGTTGATGgagaaatggagggaaatggTGTGGTGAAAAGGGAAGAAAATTTGGTTTTGTTGAGTGAAGAGGAGGAACCGAAGAGCGATGTGGTAGATTGCAATAGTGATGATGAGAAGAAAGGTAAACTGGATGAAGAAGTTGTTGGCTCTGATGAAAAGAATGAGACTGGAGAAGAAGGAAATGCTGACATGCAAAATTGTGGGGATGATACTGAGATCGAAATGGGTAAAAGAGCGAAAGTGAATGATGGTTTTATTGAACCAATGCCTGAAATTGTTCCTGAATTAGTTGTTGATGGTAAAGATGATCAAAATCGTGGAGATGATATGGAGACTGAAATGCCTAATACAGTGAAGGGCAGTGACTGCATTGTTGAAGCAATGCCTGATATTGTTCCTGAATTAGCTGTTACTGCTGAGGGTGATGAAAACGATGTGCAAAATCGTCGAGATGATAGTAAGACTGAATTGCCTAAAACAGGGAATGCTAGTGATTGCATTGTTGAAGCAATGTCTGGAATTGTTCCTGAATTAGCTGTTACTGCTCAGGTTGATGGTAAAAATGAGCAAAATTGTGGAGATGATTCGAAGACTGAAATGCTCAAATCAGGGAAGGCCAGTGATTGCATTGTCCCTGAAATTGTTCCTGAATTAGCTGTTACCGCTCAGGTTGATGGTAAAAATGAGCAAAATTGTGGAGATGATATGAAGACTGAAATGGCTAAAACAGAGAAGGCCAGTGATGGCATTGTCGAAGCAATGCCTGAAATTGTTCCTGAATTAGCTGTTAATGCTCAGGGTGATGGTAAAGACGAGCAAAAGGTGTTATTACAGACACCTATAAGGCGGTTTACTAGGTCTGCTTTGAAACCAAAAGAGGATGTAAAGGTATCTCAGTGCGATAGCATTAAGATTGAGGAGGTTCGCGAAACCGATTCTGCGGGAACTATGTCTGCTCCTgcaaagttggagttgaagatgtcCAAGAAAGTTGCACTAACTAAAATTCCCAcaaagttgaaagatcttcttgatacAGGTTTGCTGGAGGGTCTACCTGTTCGCTACATTCGTGGCAACACGAAG GGGAGAGGGCGTCCAGCAAAAGGACTTCGCGGAGAGATTAGAGGGTCGGGAATATTGTGCTTCTGTGATAACTGTCATGGGACATCT GTTGTTACACCAAATCAATTTGAGCTGCATGCCAATAGTGCCAACAAACGTCCACCTGAATACATCTATTTGGAGAATGGAAAAACTCTGAGGGATGTATTAAATATGTGTAAAGATGCTTCTGATGATGAAGTGGAATTAGTGATAAAAAATGCCATCGGGAGTGCGGATGCCAAATTATTTGCTTCAGTATGCATGACCCCAAAGGAGTTTAAATCTACCCCTGCTCAAATTAGTGAAGCTAGTAGCAG GTCCACATCATCTATGCCTGCTACAAAGTTGACCGATCGAATGCCTTCTGGCGGTGGAACTCAAAGCAAAGCTCACGGGAAGTTAACTAGAAA GGACCTCCGCATGCACAAACTTGTATTCGAGGAAGGTGCACTTCCTGACGGAACTGAATTATCATATTTTGTCCGAGGAGAG AAATTGCTCGAGGGTTATAAGAAAGGTCATGGAATTTATTGCTACTGTTGCAATACTGAG GTCAGTCCTTCACAGTTTGAGGCTCATGCAGGTTGCGCTTCTCGCCGGAAACC TTATTTGTACATATATACTTCCAACGGGGTGTCTCTGCATGAGTTGTCTATCAAACTTTCAAAAGAACGGAGGTCCTCAGCTGAGGAAAATGATGATCTCTGCTCCATATGTGCTGACGGAGGGGACCTCCTGTGCTGTGACAATTGTCCAAGAGCTTTTCACTCAG AGTGTGTTTCTTTGCCAAGTATTCCCACGGGTACCTGGTATTGTAAATACTGTGAAAATATGTTTGCAAAAGAAAGATTTGTTGAGAATAATGCCAATGCTATAGCTGCTGGGAGGGTTGCTGGAGTTGATGCCATCGAACAGATAACAAAACGATGTATTCGTATGGTGGAAGCTTTAGACACTGAAGTTAGTGTTTGTGTGCTCTGCAG GAATCAGGATTTCAGCAAATCAGGATTTGGCCCACGGACAGTAATTATTTGTGATCAG TGTGAGAAGGAGTATCATGTTGGATGTTTGAAGGAGCACAACATAGATGATTTACAG GAATTGCCAAAAGATAAATGGTTTTGCTGCACAGACTGCAGTAGAATTCATTTTGCTCTGGGAAAGCTGGTGTCAGAAGGAGAACAGAACATTCCAGAGTCTTTGTTGAAACTTTTGAAGGAAAAGAATGAAGGAAAAGATTCAGAGAATAATGAGAATAACTCCAGTCTTGACATTAAATGGCGGCTGCTAAGTGGGAAAATGTCATCCGAAGAAACTAGGGTCTGGCTATCTGGTGCTGTTTCAATTTTCCAT GAACGATTTGACCCAATTGCTGATGCAAGTACTAGCCGTCTAGATTTGATCCCACACATGGTCTATGG AAGGAATTTCAAGGACCAAGACTATGGAGGGATGTTCTGCGCAATACTATTGGTCAA TTCATTGGTTGTTTCTGCTGGCATTATCCGTATTTTTGGCAAGGAAGTGGCAGAACTGCCTTTAGTTGCGACAAGTACTAAATGTCAAGGACAG GGCTACTTTCAATCTTTGTTTTCTTGTATTGAGAACCTTCTGCAGTCCCTGAATGTAGAAAACCTTGTACTTCCTTCAGCAGAAGAAGCAGAGTCAATCTGGACAAATAGATTTAGCTTTAAGAAGATCGACCAAGAACAG CTGAAAAACTATCGGAAAAATTACCAGATGATGGTTTTTTCTGGAACGTCGATGCTCCAGAAGCAAGTCGGGAGTGCTAAATCTGATGATTAA
- the LOC132600489 gene encoding uncharacterized protein LOC132600489 isoform X2, with product MKREFAMLMKSQAGWGIGSGEKRGTRLGSQNSPSNGGSGCNVKGLLKKRKKEAKNGVFSEGLGDSKVVVVSEELESNGVVKREENAVLLSEEEEPKSDVEVSAKKRKTEVKNGAFSEDLGDSKVVDGEMEGNGVVKREENLVLLSEEEEPKSDVVDCNSDDEKKGKLDEEVVGSDEKNETGEEGNADMQNCGDDTEIEMGKRAKVNDGFIEPMPEIVPELVVDGKDDQNRGDDMETEMPNTVKGSDCIVEAMPDIVPELAVTAEGDENDVQNRRDDSKTELPKTGNASDCIVEAMSGIVPELAVTAQVDGKNEQNCGDDSKTEMLKSGKASDCIVPEIVPELAVTAQVDGKNEQNCGDDMKTEMAKTEKASDGIVEAMPEIVPELAVNAQGDGKDEQKVLLQTPIRRFTRSALKPKEDVKVSQCDSIKIEEVRETDSAGTMSAPAKLELKMSKKVALTKIPTKLKDLLDTGLLEGLPVRYIRGNTKGRGRPAKGLRGEIRGSGILCFCDNCHGTSVVTPNQFELHANSANKRPPEYIYLENGKTLRDVLNMCKDASDDEVELVIKNAIGSADAKLFASVCMTPKEFKSTPAQISEASSRSTSSMPATKLTDRMPSGGGTQSKAHGKLTRKDLRMHKLVFEEGALPDGTELSYFVRGEKLLEGYKKGHGIYCYCCNTEVSPSQFEAHAGCASRRKPYLYIYTSNGVSLHELSIKLSKERRSSAEENDDLCSICADGGDLLCCDNCPRAFHSECVSLPSIPTGTWYCKYCENMFAKERFVENNANAIAAGRVAGVDAIEQITKRCIRMVEALDTEVSVCVLCRNQDFSKSGFGPRTVIICDQCEKEYHVGCLKEHNIDDLQELPKDKWFCCTDCSRIHFALGKLVSEGEQNIPESLLKLLKEKNEGKDSENNENNSSLDIKWRLLSGKMSSEETRVWLSGAVSIFHERFDPIADASTSRLDLIPHMVYGRNFKDQDYGGMFCAILLVNSLVVSAGIIRIFGKEVAELPLVATSTKCQGQGYFQSLFSCIENLLQSLNVENLVLPSAEEAESIWTNRFSFKKIDQEQLKNYRKNYQMMVFSGTSMLQKQVGSAKSDD from the exons ATGAAGCGTGAGTTTGCGATGTTGATGAAGTCACAAGCTGGATGGGGGATTGGGAGTGGTGAAAAGAGGGGTACAAGGTTGGGTAGTCAGAATAGTCCTAGTAATGGGGGGAGTGGTTGTAATGTTAAGGGTTTGTTGAAAAAACGGAAAAAAGAGGCGAAAAACGGAGTTTTTAGTGAAGGTTTGGGGGATTCgaaggttgttgttgttagtgaggAATTGGAGAGTAATGGGGTTGTGAAAAGGGAAGAAAATGCGGTTCTTTTGAGTGAAGAGGAGGAGCCGAAGAGCGATGTTGAGGTGTCTGCGAAAAAGCGGAAAACGGAGGTGAAAAATGGAGCTTTTAGTGAGGATTTGGGGGATTCTAAGGTTGTTGATGgagaaatggagggaaatggTGTGGTGAAAAGGGAAGAAAATTTGGTTTTGTTGAGTGAAGAGGAGGAACCGAAGAGCGATGTGGTAGATTGCAATAGTGATGATGAGAAGAAAGGTAAACTGGATGAAGAAGTTGTTGGCTCTGATGAAAAGAATGAGACTGGAGAAGAAGGAAATGCTGACATGCAAAATTGTGGGGATGATACTGAGATCGAAATGGGTAAAAGAGCGAAAGTGAATGATGGTTTTATTGAACCAATGCCTGAAATTGTTCCTGAATTAGTTGTTGATGGTAAAGATGATCAAAATCGTGGAGATGATATGGAGACTGAAATGCCTAATACAGTGAAGGGCAGTGACTGCATTGTTGAAGCAATGCCTGATATTGTTCCTGAATTAGCTGTTACTGCTGAGGGTGATGAAAACGATGTGCAAAATCGTCGAGATGATAGTAAGACTGAATTGCCTAAAACAGGGAATGCTAGTGATTGCATTGTTGAAGCAATGTCTGGAATTGTTCCTGAATTAGCTGTTACTGCTCAGGTTGATGGTAAAAATGAGCAAAATTGTGGAGATGATTCGAAGACTGAAATGCTCAAATCAGGGAAGGCCAGTGATTGCATTGTCCCTGAAATTGTTCCTGAATTAGCTGTTACCGCTCAGGTTGATGGTAAAAATGAGCAAAATTGTGGAGATGATATGAAGACTGAAATGGCTAAAACAGAGAAGGCCAGTGATGGCATTGTCGAAGCAATGCCTGAAATTGTTCCTGAATTAGCTGTTAATGCTCAGGGTGATGGTAAAGACGAGCAAAAGGTGTTATTACAGACACCTATAAGGCGGTTTACTAGGTCTGCTTTGAAACCAAAAGAGGATGTAAAGGTATCTCAGTGCGATAGCATTAAGATTGAGGAGGTTCGCGAAACCGATTCTGCGGGAACTATGTCTGCTCCTgcaaagttggagttgaagatgtcCAAGAAAGTTGCACTAACTAAAATTCCCAcaaagttgaaagatcttcttgatacAGGTTTGCTGGAGGGTCTACCTGTTCGCTACATTCGTGGCAACACGAAG GGGAGAGGGCGTCCAGCAAAAGGACTTCGCGGAGAGATTAGAGGGTCGGGAATATTGTGCTTCTGTGATAACTGTCATGGGACATCT GTTGTTACACCAAATCAATTTGAGCTGCATGCCAATAGTGCCAACAAACGTCCACCTGAATACATCTATTTGGAGAATGGAAAAACTCTGAGGGATGTATTAAATATGTGTAAAGATGCTTCTGATGATGAAGTGGAATTAGTGATAAAAAATGCCATCGGGAGTGCGGATGCCAAATTATTTGCTTCAGTATGCATGACCCCAAAGGAGTTTAAATCTACCCCTGCTCAAATTAGTGAAGCTAGTAGCAG GTCCACATCATCTATGCCTGCTACAAAGTTGACCGATCGAATGCCTTCTGGCGGTGGAACTCAAAGCAAAGCTCACGGGAAGTTAACTAGAAA GGACCTCCGCATGCACAAACTTGTATTCGAGGAAGGTGCACTTCCTGACGGAACTGAATTATCATATTTTGTCCGAGGAGAG AAATTGCTCGAGGGTTATAAGAAAGGTCATGGAATTTATTGCTACTGTTGCAATACTGAG GTCAGTCCTTCACAGTTTGAGGCTCATGCAGGTTGCGCTTCTCGCCGGAAACC TTATTTGTACATATATACTTCCAACGGGGTGTCTCTGCATGAGTTGTCTATCAAACTTTCAAAAGAACGGAGGTCCTCAGCTGAGGAAAATGATGATCTCTGCTCCATATGTGCTGACGGAGGGGACCTCCTGTGCTGTGACAATTGTCCAAGAGCTTTTCACTCAG AGTGTGTTTCTTTGCCAAGTATTCCCACGGGTACCTGGTATTGTAAATACTGTGAAAATATGTTTGCAAAAGAAAGATTTGTTGAGAATAATGCCAATGCTATAGCTGCTGGGAGGGTTGCTGGAGTTGATGCCATCGAACAGATAACAAAACGATGTATTCGTATGGTGGAAGCTTTAGACACTGAAGTTAGTGTTTGTGTGCTCTGCAG GAATCAGGATTTCAGCAAATCAGGATTTGGCCCACGGACAGTAATTATTTGTGATCAG TGTGAGAAGGAGTATCATGTTGGATGTTTGAAGGAGCACAACATAGATGATTTACAG GAATTGCCAAAAGATAAATGGTTTTGCTGCACAGACTGCAGTAGAATTCATTTTGCTCTGGGAAAGCTGGTGTCAGAAGGAGAACAGAACATTCCAGAGTCTTTGTTGAAACTTTTGAAGGAAAAGAATGAAGGAAAAGATTCAGAGAATAATGAGAATAACTCCAGTCTTGACATTAAATGGCGGCTGCTAAGTGGGAAAATGTCATCCGAAGAAACTAGGGTCTGGCTATCTGGTGCTGTTTCAATTTTCCAT GAACGATTTGACCCAATTGCTGATGCAAGTACTAGCCGTCTAGATTTGATCCCACACATGGTCTATGG AAGGAATTTCAAGGACCAAGACTATGGAGGGATGTTCTGCGCAATACTATTGGTCAA TTCATTGGTTGTTTCTGCTGGCATTATCCGTATTTTTGGCAAGGAAGTGGCAGAACTGCCTTTAGTTGCGACAAGTACTAAATGTCAAGGACAG GGCTACTTTCAATCTTTGTTTTCTTGTATTGAGAACCTTCTGCAGTCCCTGAATGTAGAAAACCTTGTACTTCCTTCAGCAGAAGAAGCAGAGTCAATCTGGACAAATAGATTTAGCTTTAAGAAGATCGACCAAGAACAG CTGAAAAACTATCGGAAAAATTACCAGATGATGGTTTTTTCTGGAACGTCGATGCTCCAGAAGCAAGTCGGGAGTGCTAAATCTGATGATTAA
- the LOC132599467 gene encoding uncharacterized protein At1g08160, with protein sequence MPPVSLPRPQPSRTPISLFRCIAISLLTLLIIVGIVVLIVWLVLRPRKMVYSIENSSIHDYNLTNINHLNAKFNFTIRAKNPNKRVSINYDNIEVKLFFNSQPLAFNYVEPFYQPRRNVTHFDVSLPANDVALYGDIARDFKTERTGGSVEVQVKIRAKIRFKVGAWKSRHRKLRILCTPKVNFSNSKRNFKSFPCDVDV encoded by the coding sequence ATGCCTCCGGTCTCTCTTCCTCGTCCACAACCGTCACGTACCCCCATTAGCCTATTTAGGTGCATAGCCATTTCACTCTTAACCCTACTTATCATAGTGGGAATAGTCGTGCTCATCGTATGGCTAGTACTAAGACCACGAAAAATGGTCTATTCCATTGAAAATTCTTCAATCCATGACTACAATTTAACCAACATCAACCATTTAAATGCCAAATTCAATTTTACAATAAGAGCCAAGAATCCAAACAAGAGAGTCTCAATAAATTATGACAATATTGAAGTGAAACTCTTCTTTAACTCACAACCACTTGCGTTCAACTATGTAGAGCCATTTTATCAGCCTCGCCGGAATGTGACACATTTTGATGTGTCACTTCCGGCGAATGACGTGGCACTTTACGGGGATATTGCACGTGATTTTAAGACAGAAAGGACAGGTGGATCAGTGGAAGTGCAAGtgaaaattagggcaaaaataAGGTTTAAGGTTGGTGCATGGAAATCACGTCATAGGAAGTTGAGGATTTTGTGCACTCCTAAGGTGAATTTTTCTAATTCAAAAAGGAATTTTAAGTCATTTCCTTGTGATGTAGATGTATAa